The following coding sequences are from one Cervus canadensis isolate Bull #8, Minnesota chromosome 4, ASM1932006v1, whole genome shotgun sequence window:
- the ZMAT2 gene encoding zinc finger matrin-type protein 2 translates to MASGSGTKNLDFRRKWDKDEYEKLAEKRLTEEREKKDGKPVQPVKRELLRHRDYKVDLESKLGKTIVITKTTPQSEMGGYYCNVCDCVVKDSINFLDHINGKKHQRNLGMSMRVERSTLDQVKKRFEVNKKKMEEKQKDYDFEERMKELREEEEKAKAYKKEKQKEKKRRAEEDLTFEEDDEMAAVMGFSGFGSTKKSY, encoded by the exons ATGGCGTCAGGCAGCGGG ACAAAAAACTTGGACTTTCGCCGAAAGTGGGACAAAGATGAATATGAGAAGCTCGCCGAGAAGAGGCTCacggaagagagagaaaagaaggatg GAAAACCAGTGCAGCCAGTTAAGCGAGAGCTTCTCCGGCATAGGGACTACAAGGTGGACCTGGAATCCAAACTCGGGAAGACAATTGTCATTACCAAGACCACCCCACAGTCTGAGATGGGAGG atACTACTGCAATGTCTGTGACTGTGTGGTGAAAGACTCTATTAACTTCCTGGATCACATTAATGGAAAGAAAC ATCAGCGAAACCTGGGCATGTCTATGCGTGTGGAACGTTCCACCTTGGATCAGGTGAAGAAACGTTTTGAAGTCAACAAGAAGAAGatggaagagaagcagaaggatTATGATTTTGAGGAAAGGATGAAGGAACTCAGAGAAGAG GAGGAAAAGGCCAAAGCCTacaagaaagagaagcagaaggagaagaaaaggagggCTGAGGAGGACTTGACATTTGAGGAGGATGATGAAATGGCAGCTGTGATGGGCTTCTCTGGCTTTGGTTCCACCAAGAAGAGTTACTGA
- the HARS2 gene encoding histidine--tRNA ligase, mitochondrial isoform X1 — protein sequence MPQLGLLHWRPWTVLLGQLRRPPGAVCIRAVRSHSQVAEALFTSQLKPHQEKSNFIIKTPKGTRDLSPQQMVVREKILDVVVSCFKRHGAKGLDTPAFELKEMLTEKYGEDSGLIYDLQDQGGELLSLRYDLTVPFARYLAMNKVKKMKRYHVGKVWRRESPTIVQGRYREFYQCDFDIAGQFDPMIPDAECLKIMCEILSGLQLGDFLIKINDRRILDGIFAVCGVPESKFHAICSSVDKLDKMSWKDVRHEMVVKKGLAPEVADRIGDYVQCHGGISLVEQMFQDPRLSQNKQALEGLGDLKLLFEYLTLFGVAEKVSFDLSLARGLDYYTGVIYEAVLLQTPVHAEEEPLNVGSVAAGGRYDGLVGMFDPRGHRVPCVGLSIGVERIFSIVEQRMKIFGEKIRTTETQVFVATPQKNFLQERLKLIAELWDAGIKAELMYKNNPKLLPQLHYCENMGIPLVVIIGEQELKEGIIKLRSVASREEVAIKRENLVAEIQKRLSES from the exons ATGCCCCAGCTCGGACTCCTACATTGGAGACCCTGGACTGTGTTGCTTGGTCAGCTCCGGCGGCCGCCCGGTGCTGTGTGCATCAGGGCAGTCCGTTCTCACAGTCAG GTTGCAGAGGCACTGTTTACATCCCAACTGAAACCTCATCAAGAGAAGTCAAATTTTATTATCAAGACCCCAAAG GGTACCAGAGATCTTAGTCCCCAGCAGATGGTGGTGAGGGAGAAAATTCTTGATGTGGTTGTTAGCTGCTTTAAACGTCATGGAGCAAAGGGGTTGGATACCCCGGCATTTGAACTAAAG GAGATGCTCACTGAGAAGTATGGAGAGGACTCTGGGCTCATCTATGACCTGCAGGATCAGGGCGGAGAGCTGCTGTCATTGCGCTATGACCTTACT GTCCCTTTTGCTCGTTATCTGGCAATGAATAAAGTGAAGAAGATGAAACGCTATCATGTTGGAAAAGTGTGGCGGCGGGAGAGCCCAACCATAGTCCAAGGCCGCTACCGGGAGTTCTACCAGTGT GATTTTGACATTGCTGGTCAATTTGACCCTATGATCCCTGATGCAGAATGTTTGAAGATCATGTGTGAAATCCTTAGCGGATTGCAGCTGGGGGATTTTCTCATTAAG ATCAATGACCGGCGGATTTTGGATGGAATATTTGCTGTCTGTGGTGTTCCTGAAAGCAAGTTCCATGCCATCTGCTCCTCAGTAGACAAACTAGACAAG ATGTCTTGGAAAGATGTGAGACATGAGATGGTGGTAAAGAAAGGCCTGGCTCCTGAAGTGGCTGATCGAATTGGGGATTATGTCCAATGTCATG GTGGGATATCCTTGGTGGAGCAAATGTTCCAGGATCCCAGACTATCCCAGAACAAGCAGGCCCTAGAGGGCTTGGGAGACCTGAAGCTGCTGTTTGAATACCTGACTTTATTTGGAGTTGCTGAGAAG GTCTCCTTTGACCTGAGCTTGGCTCGAGGCCTGGACTACTATACAGGAGTGATCTATGAAGCAGTGCTGCTACAGACCCCAGTGCATGCTGAGGAGGAGCCACTGAATGTGGGCAGTGTGGCTGCTGGTGGTCGCTATGATGGGCTGGTGGGCATGTTTGACCCCAGAGGCCACAGGGTGCCATGTGTGGGGCTCAGCATTGGAGTAGAGCGAATCTTCTCCATTGTGGAGCAGAGGATGAAG ATTTTTGGTGAGAAGATACGGACCACAGAGACCCAAGTGTTTGTGGCCACACCACAGAAGAACTTTCTTCAAGAACGGTTGAAGCTAATTGCAGAGCTTTGGGATGCTGGGATCAAG GCAGAGCTGATGTATAAGAACAACCCTAAACTACTACCCCAGCTGCACTACTGTGAGAACATGGGCATTCCACTGGTGGTCATTATTGGTGAGCAAGAACTGAAAGAAGGGATAATCAAGCTCCGTTCAGTGGCCAGCAGGGAGGAG GTGGCCATTAAACGGGAAAATCTAGTGGCTGAAATTCAGAAACGACTGTCTGAGTCTTGA
- the HARS2 gene encoding histidine--tRNA ligase, mitochondrial isoform X2 codes for MPQLGLLHWRPWTVLLGQLRRPPGAVCIRAVRSHSQVAEALFTSQLKPHQEKSNFIIKTPKGTRDLSPQQMVVREKILDVVVSCFKRHGAKGLDTPAFELKEMLTEKYGEDSGLIYDLQDQGGELLSLRYDLTVPFARYLAMNKVKKMKRYHVGKVWRRESPTIVQGRYREFYQCDFDIAGQFDPMIPDAECLKIMCEILSGLQLGDFLIKINDRRILDGIFAVCGVPESKFHAICSSVDKLDKMSWKDVRHEMVVKKGLAPEVADRIGDYVQCHGGISLVEQMFQDPRLSQNKQALEGLGDLKLLFEYLTLFGVAEKVSFDLSLARGLDYYTGVIYEAVLLQTPVHAEEEPLNVGSVAAGGRYDGLVGMFDPRGHRVPCVGLSIGVERIFSIVEQRMKIFGEKIRTTETQVFVATPQKNFLQERLKLIAELWDAGIKAELMYKNNPKLLPQLHYCENMGIPLVVIIGGH; via the exons ATGCCCCAGCTCGGACTCCTACATTGGAGACCCTGGACTGTGTTGCTTGGTCAGCTCCGGCGGCCGCCCGGTGCTGTGTGCATCAGGGCAGTCCGTTCTCACAGTCAG GTTGCAGAGGCACTGTTTACATCCCAACTGAAACCTCATCAAGAGAAGTCAAATTTTATTATCAAGACCCCAAAG GGTACCAGAGATCTTAGTCCCCAGCAGATGGTGGTGAGGGAGAAAATTCTTGATGTGGTTGTTAGCTGCTTTAAACGTCATGGAGCAAAGGGGTTGGATACCCCGGCATTTGAACTAAAG GAGATGCTCACTGAGAAGTATGGAGAGGACTCTGGGCTCATCTATGACCTGCAGGATCAGGGCGGAGAGCTGCTGTCATTGCGCTATGACCTTACT GTCCCTTTTGCTCGTTATCTGGCAATGAATAAAGTGAAGAAGATGAAACGCTATCATGTTGGAAAAGTGTGGCGGCGGGAGAGCCCAACCATAGTCCAAGGCCGCTACCGGGAGTTCTACCAGTGT GATTTTGACATTGCTGGTCAATTTGACCCTATGATCCCTGATGCAGAATGTTTGAAGATCATGTGTGAAATCCTTAGCGGATTGCAGCTGGGGGATTTTCTCATTAAG ATCAATGACCGGCGGATTTTGGATGGAATATTTGCTGTCTGTGGTGTTCCTGAAAGCAAGTTCCATGCCATCTGCTCCTCAGTAGACAAACTAGACAAG ATGTCTTGGAAAGATGTGAGACATGAGATGGTGGTAAAGAAAGGCCTGGCTCCTGAAGTGGCTGATCGAATTGGGGATTATGTCCAATGTCATG GTGGGATATCCTTGGTGGAGCAAATGTTCCAGGATCCCAGACTATCCCAGAACAAGCAGGCCCTAGAGGGCTTGGGAGACCTGAAGCTGCTGTTTGAATACCTGACTTTATTTGGAGTTGCTGAGAAG GTCTCCTTTGACCTGAGCTTGGCTCGAGGCCTGGACTACTATACAGGAGTGATCTATGAAGCAGTGCTGCTACAGACCCCAGTGCATGCTGAGGAGGAGCCACTGAATGTGGGCAGTGTGGCTGCTGGTGGTCGCTATGATGGGCTGGTGGGCATGTTTGACCCCAGAGGCCACAGGGTGCCATGTGTGGGGCTCAGCATTGGAGTAGAGCGAATCTTCTCCATTGTGGAGCAGAGGATGAAG ATTTTTGGTGAGAAGATACGGACCACAGAGACCCAAGTGTTTGTGGCCACACCACAGAAGAACTTTCTTCAAGAACGGTTGAAGCTAATTGCAGAGCTTTGGGATGCTGGGATCAAG GCAGAGCTGATGTATAAGAACAACCCTAAACTACTACCCCAGCTGCACTACTGTGAGAACATGGGCATTCCACTGGTGGTCATTATTG GTGGCCATTAA